Within Corynebacterium jeddahense, the genomic segment GACTACATCAACTCGGTGCGCGACGACCGGCAGGAGTCCTTCAAGCGGCGCTACCGCAACCTGGACATCCTCATGGTCGACGACATCCAGTTCCTCGAGGGCAAGGAGGGCACGCAGGAGGAGTTCTTCCACACCTTCAACGCGCTGCACCAGGCGAACAAGCAGATCATCCTCTCCTCGGACCGGCCGCCGAAGCAGCTGACCACGCTCGAGGACCGTCTGCGCACCCGCTTCGAGGGCGGGCTCATTACCGACGTCCAGCCGCCGGACCTGGAGACCCGCATCGCCATCTTGATGAAGAAGGCGGCCGCCGACGGCACCCAGGTGGACCACGAGGTCCTCGAGCTCATCGCCTCGCAGTTCGAGTCCTCGATCCGCGAGCTCGAGGGCGCGCTCATCCGCGTCTCGGCGTACTCGTCCCTCATCAACGAGCCGATCACGATGGACGTCGCTCAGGTGGCGCTGCGCGACATCCTCCCCGACGAGGGCGACGTGAACATCACCGCCGCCACCATCAAGGACGCCGCGGCCGAGTACTTCCAGGTCTCGCCCGATCAGCTCGTCGGCGCCGGCAAGACGCGGCAGGTGGCGCACGCCCGCCAGATCGCCATGTACCTCTGCCGCGAGCTCACCGAGCTGTCGCTGCCGAAGATTGGCGACGAGTTCGGCGGCAAAGACCACACGACCGTCATGTACGCGGACAGGAAAATTCGCAAGGAGATGACGGAAAACCGCGGCACCTACGACGAGATCCAGGAGCTCACGCAGGTGGTGAAGAACCGCGCCCGCACCCGGGGGCGGTAGGGGCTCGGTGAACTATTCCCTCTCCGCAGCGGGAATTCTTCAGTTTTCCCAGGTCGCCGCTCCGGTCACGCGGAATAGTTCAGCGCGCATCCACAGCCCTATCCACACCTGTGTAATTACGGCCGTGTAACTCGGCGACCTGAGTCACATTTCCGAAAATCACAGGCGCCGCCTGGCTGGGGACAGCGTGTGCATAGCCGGTGGATCACCCGGCGCCTGAGTGTGTAATTTCAACCCCGCCGGGGAATTATCCACAGAGGGGCCGACTTATCCACAAGTTATCCACACCCCGAATCACACGGCCGACACGCCGGGCGACCGGCCCCGGAACGGTGAATTCCACAGTTTCCCCAACACCTACTGTTGTTCCCCTCTATTTACTTGTAATTCAACCTGTAGAAACAGAGCGTGTGAAAACCCGCCGAGAATGACAAATGTAGAGTGGTTGCGAATCGCATCTGCCCAACGACAGCCCAACGACTGCCCAACGACGAAGGGGGCCCGCGCCATCATGGAAACCAACGTGTCGTTCCGCGTGCACAAGGACGAGCTCGCCGACGCCGTCTCGTGGGTCGCGCGCAGCCTGCCCACGAAGACCACGCAGCCGGTGCTTCGCGCCGTGGTGATCACAGCCGACGACAACGGCCTGGAGTTCGCGGGCTTCGACTACGAGGTCTCCTCGCGGGTGCGCATCGGCGCCGAGGTGAACGAGCCCGGTCGCGTCGCCGTGGCCGGCAAGCTCCTCTCCGACATCGTGGGCACGATGCCGAGCGACGCCATCGAGGTGACCACGGACGGCAAGGTGATGACGCTCAAGGCGCGCTCGTCGCGCTTCGAGCTCCCGCTCGTCCCGCTCGACGACTACCCGCAGCTGCCGACCCTGCCCGAGGTCACCGGCAAGATCTCCCCAGCCGCGCTCACCGGGGCCGTGACCCAGGTCGCCGCCGCCGCGGGACGCGACGACACGCTGCCGATGCTCACCGGCATCCACGTCGAGATCGAGGGCGAGAACGTCAAGCTCACCGCCACCGACCGCTTCCGCCTCGCGCAGCGCCACCTCACGTGGGAGCCGGCCGCGCCGGGCGTGCAGGCGGACCTGCTCATCCCGGCGAAGACGCTGCTGGACAACGCCCGCACGCTGGACACCTCCCTCGACGAGCCGGTGGAGATCGCCGTCGGCGCGGGCGACAACATCGGCGGCGATGGCCTCTTCGGGTTGCACACCGGCAATCGAGAGACCACGACGCGCATGCTCGACGCGGACTTCCCGAACGTCGCGCCGCTGCTGCCGAAGACGCATACCTCGATCGCCTCCATCGAGGTCGCCCCGCTGCTTGAGGCGATCCGCCGCGTGAGCCTGGTCGCGGACCGCAACGCCCAGATCCGCATGCAGTTCCGTGGCGACGAGCTCACGCTCTTTTCCTCCGGCGCGGATTCCGGCGCGGCGCAGGAGACGATGCACGCCGACTTCTCCGGCGCGGACGAGCTGCTCATCGCCTTCAACGCGGGTTACCTGCGCGAGGGACTGGCCGTCATCGGCACCGACCACGTGCTCTTCGGCTTTACCGAGGCCTCCCGCCCGGCGATCATGGTCCCGCAGCCGGAGCAGATGCCGGAGCAGGGCGCGGACGGCGCGTTCCCGACGCCGCAGACGCACTTCACCTACCTGCTCATGCCGGTGCGCCTGCCGGGCTAAGCATGTACCTGCGCGAGCTCGACCTGCGCGATTTCCGCTCGTGGCCCGAGCTGAACCTCAAGCTCGAACCGGGGGTCACGGTCTTCGCTGGCCGCAACGGGCACGGCAAGACGAACATCGTTGAGGCGGTGCACTACTCGTCCAAGCTCTCGAGCCACCGCGTATCGACGGATGCTCCGCTCATCAACGCCGCAGCCGACAACGCCCGCGTCTCCGCCACGACGGTAAACGAGGGGCGCGAGCTGACCACCCACCTGCTCATCAAGCCCCACGGCGCGAACCAGGCACAGATCAACCGCACGCGCCTCAAGTCCGCCCGCGAGCTGCTCGGGGTGCTACGTGTGGTCATGTTCTCGCCCGAGGACCTGCGCCTCGTCAACGGCGAGCCGGCGGAGCGCCGCAGGTTTCTCGACGACCTCGCGGCCCAGCGCACGCCCCGGCTCGGCGGGGCCCGGGCGGACTACGAGAAGGTGCTGCGCCAGCGCAACGCCCTGCTCAAGCACTCGAACATGGCGTTGCGCCGCGGCTACGGCGACGAGGACGGGGCGAGCGCGCTGTCCACGCTCGACGTGTGGGACGGCCAGCTCGCGGCGCTCGGCGCGCAGGTCGTGGCGGGCCGGATGGAGCTCGTCGATACGCTGGCGGAGCCCGTCGCCGAGGCCTACCGCTCCGTCGCGCCGGAGTCGCGCCCGGCCTCGATCGCGTACGCGTCGACGCTCGAGGGCGCGGTGCGCGAGCTCGCCGGCGGCCCGTCGCGCGACCCGGCGGTGCTCGAGGCGGCGATGCTTGCGGAGCTGGGCCGGCGCCGCAAGGAGGAGATCGACCGGGGCGTCACGCTCGTCGGCCCGCACCGCGACGACCTCGCGCTCATGCTCGGCGATCAGCCCGCGAAGGGCTACGCCTCGCACGGGGAGACGTGGTCGTTCGCGCTCGCGCTGCACCTCGCGGAGTACCAGCTGCTCGCCGCGGGCGGCTCGGACCCGGTGCTCATCCTCGACGACGTCTTCGCCGAGCTCGACGCCGCGCGCCGGGAGCGCCTCGTCCACGTCGCCGCGGGCGCCGAGCAGGTGCTCGTCACCGCGGCCGTGGGCGACGATCTGCCCGGCAACCTCGACGATGCCGTCGCCGCGCGCTACGCCGTGACCATGGTCAGCGGGGTGAGCTCGATTGAGTGACCTCGTGCGCCAGACCTTCGACACCCTCCGCGAGACCGCGCGGCGCCGCGGCGTGCGCCTGCCGGACCTGTCCAGGCAGGGCAGCGCCGTCGTGCCGCGCCGCAACACACCCTCGCTTACCGACGGACCACAGGTGACGGTGCCCGGGCTGGACTTGCCGGAGGAACGTCGTCACGCAACTGTCCGGGGGATCCCCACCGGGGCCGACGGACGGGCGCTGCCGCGCGGGTACAAGGTGAGCTCGTTCGGCGCGCTGCTGGGCAGCGAGATCCGCAAGCGCGACTGGACCGAGAAGATGGCGCACGGCTGGGTGATGGGCCACTGGGACGAGCTCGTCGGAGCGAAGATCGCGCAGCACACGCACGTGGAGATGATCAAGGGCGGCGAGGTGCACGTGAGCTGCGACTCCACGGCCTGGGCGACGCAGATGAAGTACATTCAGCGCGAGGTGCTCGCCGCGATCGCCGCGAAGGTGGGGCCGGACGTGGTGACGAAGCTGCACGTGTACGGGCCGCGGACGAAGAGTTGGCGATACGGGCCGCTGCACGTGAAGGGGAGGGGCCCGCGCGACACGTACGGGTAACCGCTTCGAGAGCGTGATGAAGCAGCAGCAGGAATTTCTCGACGGGTTGACAATTCTCTGAGGCGGTAAAAACGCGCGTGAAACGCCCTCTCGCGGGTTGGACGGGTGCCCGTAATCTCCCCCTCACCGTGTAAGATGAGACGGGTTCAACGGGCCTTCGGCCCACATTTCACGCATGGAGGAGCTTTCCGAACGTGGCAGAGCAGCAACCCCATTACGACGCGTCGTCGATCACGATCCTCGAGGGCCTGGAGGCGGTGCGCAAGCGTCCGGGCATGTACATCGGCTCGACGGGCGTGCGCGGCCTGCACCACCTGGTGTGGGAGGTCGTGGATAACTCCGTCGACGAGGCGATGGCGGGCTACGCCGACCGCGTCGACGTGACGCTGCTGGCCGACGGCGGCGTGGAGGTCGTGGACAACGGCCGCGGCATCCCGGTGGAGATGCACCCCTCCGGCGCCCCGACGGTGCAGGTCGTGATGACGCAGCTGCACGCCGGCGGTAAGTTCGACTCGGAGTCCTACGCGGTCTCCGGCGGCCTGCACGGCGTGGGTATCTCCGTGGTCAACGCGCTGTCCACCCGCGTCGAGGCGGACATCAAGCGCGACGGCAAGCACTGGATCCAGAACTTCGACATGGCGGTGCCGGACGAGCTCGTCGAGGGCGGTAATGCCCGCGGCACCGGCACGACCATCCGCTTCTGGCCGGACGCCGAGATCTTCGAGACCGTCGAGTTCAACTACGACACCATCGCGCGCCGCCTGCAGGAGATGGCGTTCCTGAACAAGGGCCTCACCATCACCCTCACCGACCAGCGCGTGAGCGACGAGGAGCTCGAGCTCGAGGCCATCGCGGAGGAGGGCGACACCGCCGCGCTCATCGACGGCGACTCGTTCGACGACACCGTGGAGACCGTCGACGCCGCCTCCGTGGACCAGGACGGCGACGGTGACCCGGTCGAGCCGGGCGACGAGGTCGCGCCCGACGTGAAGAAGAAGCGCGAGAAGAAGGTCACGTACCACTACCCGGACGGGCTCATCGACTACGTCGAGTACCTGAACAAGTCGAAGACGGCGATCCACCCGACGATCATCGGCTTCGACCAGAAGGGCGATGGGCTCGAGGCCGAGATCGCCATGCAGTGGAACCAGTCCTACAAGGAATCCGTCCACACCTTCGCCAACACCATCAACACCCACGAGGGCGGCACGCACGAGGAGGGCTTCCGCGCCGCGCTGACCTCGCTGATGAACCGCTACGCGCGCGACCACAAGCTGCTCAAGGACAAGGAGCCGAACCTCACTGGCGACGACTGCCGCGAGGGCCTCGCCGCCGTCGTCTCCGTGCGCGTGGCCGACCCGCAGTTCGAGGGCCAGACAAAGACGAAGCTGGGCAACACCGAGGTCAAGGGATTTGTCCAGCGCGCGGTGAACGAGAACCTCTCCGACTGGTTCGACGCCAACCCGGCGGAGGCGAAGGCCATCGTGAACAAGGCGGTGTCCTCCTCCCAGGCCCGCCAGGCCGCCCGCAAGGCCCGCGACCTCGTGCGCCGCAAGTCCGCCACCGACCTCGGCGGCCTGCCGGGCAAGCTCGCGGACTGCCGCTCGAAGGACCCGTCGAAGTCCGAGCTGTTCATCGTGGAGGGCGACTCCGCGGGCGGCTCCGCGAAGGGCGGGCGCGACTCCATGTACCAGGCGATCCTCCCGCTGCGCGGCAAGATCCTCAACGTGGAGAAGGCGCGCATGGACCGCGTGCTCAAGAACGCCGAGGTCCAGGCCATCATCACCGCGCTGGGCACTGGCATTAACGACGAGTTCGACATCGCCAAGCTGCGCTACCACAAGATCGTGCTCATGGCGGACGCGGACGTCGACGGCCAGCACATCGCGACGCTCCTGCTCACGCTGCTGTTCCGCTTCATGCCGGAGCTCGTCGAGCACGGCCACGTCTACCTGGCCAACCCGCCGCTGTACAAGCTGAAGTGGGGCAAGGGCGAGCCGGGCTACGCCTACTCCGACGCCGAGCGCGACGCGCTGCTCGCGCAGGGCCTCGAAGAGGGCCGCAAGATCAACACCGACGACGGCATCCAGCGCTACAAGGGCCTCGGCGAGATGAACCCGAAGGAGCTGTGGGAGACGACGCTCGATCCGGAGACCCGCATCCTGCGCCGCGTGGACATCGAGGACGCGCAGCGCGCCGACGAGCTGTTTTCCATCCTCATGGGTGACGACGTGGCCGCGCGCCGCTCGTTTATCACCCGCCGCGCGAAGGACGTCCGCTTCCTCGACGTGTAGGCGCTTGCGACGTCGTTACGCAAACCGCTCCACGATGTCGCCGAACTCCGGGATGGCGGGGCCGACGATCTTGGCGGCCTTGCCGCGGAGGGTGGAGTAGGCCTTCTTCACCGGGCCGGGCATGGAGTCGACCTGCTTGTCGCCGGCGTCGAGGATGGACTTAACCACCTCGTCCTCGCGCCCGGAGAGGAACTGACCGAAGCCCTGCTGGCCGGAGGCGGTGTAGGCGCTCCAGTAGGGGCCGAGCTCGTCGACGATCTGGGGCAGGAACTTATCGACGCCCTTCGGAATCGCATCCGCATCCGCCTTCTTGCCCGCGGCGACGGCGGACTTCAGCGCCATGCCGGTGAGCCCGGACTGGCGGGAGACGGTGGTGTCGACGAGCCGGGTGAGCTCCTGCACGACCTGCGAGCGGTTGGCGGGGGAGAGGAGGTTGGAAAGATCAGTCATGCGGACAGTTTAACTGGAAAAACGGCCGGGCTTTTGCCGGCCGTTCTTGGTTGCAGCTCTTCCACCGCAGCGCCACCGGTGCCCGCTTATCTTCGCTTCGTCACACCGGTCACATAGGTCGCTGCAACCACAACGGCCACAACCGTAACATAGGCTGTGGGAGGGCGCTACTTCTGGTTACTTCTGGGGCAGGTACTCGTCGATGTAGCTCTGCACGAACGCCTTGATCTGGTCGGCCGGGATGATGCGGTTGCCCTCCGACGAGCCCGGCACCTGCGCGAGGTTGAGCTGCGCCGCGATGTCGTCCACCGCCGCGCGCACCGGCGGCACGAAATCGACGATGACCTGGATTGTCGCGAGCGTCGCCAGGACCGCGATGCCCAGCGAGATCGGCGCGTTGCCCGTGTACGAGCTCTCAAGCGGGCGCTTCTCCGGGACCTCGATGCCCTTGTCGTAGTCGGGGTAGTAGTCCGGCTTCGACGAGCCCAACGAGCTGCCCGAGAACAGCTCGAAGATGGCCGGTTCGGCGTGGGCGGGGGTTGCGGCGACGGCGGTTCCCGTGAGGGCGGCGGCGGCGGCGAGCGCGGCGGCGGCGGATTGCTTCATGGGTGACATGGTAAAGGGTGGGGGCGCTGCAGCAGGGCGGTGCAGGGGAGCGCCTTGTAAAAATCCACACCGCCCTCACCCGGCCCAGCGCCGGTACACCTCCGCGGCGACCTCCGCGAACTGCGCGTTGCCGGCGGTGAGCGGCTCGAGCGCCCGGACCGCCTCGGCCAGCGCCGCCGCCGCCGCGGTCACCGAGTCGAACACGGGCACCCCGTGGAACCGGGACCCGGGTACCGCGGCGCAGGCGGCCAGGCCCGAAAAGGACCGGATCTGCGCCCGGTGTGCGGCGCAGAACTCGTCGGCTGCGGCGAGGAGCTGCTCGGCGGTGAGCCCCCTCATCGCGCCTGCTTCACCCGGGACTCGGTGGCCTTGAACTCGGGCACCAGGTCCCGGGCGAGGGACCGGACAAACGCCTCGTCGAGCACCCGCGCGGCCGACGCGACCACCGCGCGCCGGGCGGCCTCCTGCTTCGAGCATCCCCACGCGGAGGCGAGCAGGACGAGCGCCTTGTCCTCGTCCGCGGTCAGTCGCAGTGTCATCGCCATACCACTTTGATACCACGCCCGTACACCGCCAAACCCGGAAACCGCGCTCAGGGCCGGTAGACTGCACAACTATGGCAGACGAGACGATAGGCGGCATCGACCGCATCCAACCCATCGACATCAACGAGGAGATGCAGACCAGCTACATCGATTACGCGATGAGCGTGATCGTGGGCCGCGCGCTCCCGGATGTCCGCGACGGCATGAAGCCGGTGCACCGCCGCATCATCTACGCGATGTACGACAACGGCTACCGCCCGGAGCGCTCCTACGTGAAGAGCGCGAAGCCGGTCGCCGACACGATGGGTAACTACCACCCGCACGGCGACAGAGCGATTTACGACACCTTGGTGCGCATGGCGCAGTCGTGGTCCATGCGCTACCCGCTTGTCGACGGCCAAGGGAACTTCGGCTCCCCCGGCAACGACGGCCCGGCCGCCATGCGTTACACGGAGTGCAAGCTCACACCGCTGGCGATGGAGATGGTGCGCGACATCCGCGAGAACTCCGTCGACTTCATGCCGAACTACGACGGCAAGACGCAGGAGCCCACGGTGCTGCCGAGCCGCGTGCCCAACCTGCTCATGAACGGTTCGAACGGTATCGCGGTCGGCATGGCCACGAACATCCCGCCGCATAACCTCGGCGAGCTCGCGGACGCGATCCAGTGGATCCTCGACCACCACGACGCGGACGAGAAGACCACGCTCGACGCCGTGGTTGAGCGCGTGAAGGGCCCGGACTTCCCGACGGCCGGCCTCATCGTCGGCGACCAGGGCATCAAGGACGCCTACACCACGGGCCGCGGCTCGATCCGCATGCGCGGCGTGACGGAGATCGAGGAGATCGGCTCCCGCCAGGTCATCGTGATCACGGAGCTGCCGTACCAGGTCAACCCGGACAACTTCATCCACAACATCGCCGAGCAGGTCACGGCGGGCAAGATGGTGGGCATCTCGAAGATCGAGGACGAGTCCTCCGACCGCGTGGGCATGCGCATCGTGATCACGCTCAAGCGCGACGCCGTCCCGCGCGTGGTGCTCAACAACCTGTACAAGCACTCGGCGCTGGAGACGAACTTCTCCGCGAACATGCTCTCGATTGTCGACGGCGTCCCGCGCACCCTGCGCATGGACCAGATGCTGCGCTTCTACGTCAAGCACCAGATCGAGGTCATCGTCCGGCGCACCCAGTACCGCCTCGACGAGGCCGAGAAGCGCGCCCACATCCTGCGCGGCCTGGTCAAGGCTCTCGACGCGCTCGACGAGGTCATCGCGCTCATCCGCAACTCGCCGACTGTTGACGACGCCCGCGCGGGCCTCATGCAGCTCCTCGACGTCGACGAGATCCAGGCCAACGAAATCCTGGCCATGCAGCTGCGGCGCCTGGCCGCCCTCGAGCGCCAGAAGATCGTGGACGACCTGGCCGCGATCGAGGAACAGATCGCGGATTACAAGGACATCCTTGCCAAGCCGGAGCGGCAGCGCGAGATTGTTGGCGACGAGCTGAAAGAGATCGTCGATAAGTATGGCGACGAGCGCCGCACCCAGATTGTCGCCTCGACGGGCGACGTCACCGAGGAGGACCTCATCGCGCGCGAGAACGTGGTGGTCACCATCACCTCGACCGGATACGCGAAGCGCACGAAGGTGGACGCCTACAAGAGCCAGAAGCGCGGCGGCAAGGGCGTGCGCGGCGCGGAGCTCAAGCAGGACGACGTGGTGAAGAACTTCTTCATCTGCTCCACGCACGACTGGATCCTCTTCTTCACGAACTTCGGTCGCGTCTACCGCCTCAAGGCGTACGAGCTGCCGGAGGCGGGCCGCACCGCCCGCGGCCAGCACGTGGCCAACCTGCTGGAGTTCCAGCCGGAGGAGAAGATCGCCCAGATCATCCAGATCCGCACCTACGAGGACGCCCCGTACCTCGTGCTGGCCACCCGCGACGGGCGCGTGAAGAAGTCGCGCCTGACCGACTACGAGTCCGCGCGCTCGGCCGGGCTCATCGCCATCAACCTCAACGAGGGCGACGCGCTCATCGGCGCCTCGCTCGTGGGCGACGACGACGACATCCTGCTCGTCTCCGAGCAGGGCCAGGCCATCCGCTTCTCCGCCGACGACGAGCAGCTGCGCCCGATGGGCCGCGCCACCGCCGGCGTGAAGGGCATGCGCTTCCGCGGCGACGACCAGCTGCTCGCCATGACGGTCGCGCGCGACGGCCAGTACCTGCTCGTGGCCACCTCGGGCGGCTACGGCAAGCGCACCTCCATCGAGGAATACAACGCGCAGGGCCGCGGCGGCATGGGCGTGATGACGTTCAAGTACACCCCGAAGCGCGGCAAGCTCATCGGCGCACTCGCCGTGGAGGAGGAAGACCAGATCTTCGCCATCACCTCCGCCGGCGGCGTGATCCGCACCGAGGTCGCGCAGATCCGGCCGTCCTCGCGCGCCACCATGGGCGTGCGGCTCGTGGACCTCGCCGACGGCGTCGAGTTGCTCGCCATCGACCGCAACGTCGAGGACGAGGGCGAGGAGAAGGCCACCGCCGTGGCCACCGGGCAGAAGACGCTCGAGCAGTCGCTTGACGACGCCGCCTCCGGCGAGCGCGGCTACACCGGCGAGTGGGACGACGCCGACAGCGCCGACGCCGACGCTGAGGACGAGGAGTAACCCGTGGCTGTCCGCAAAGTGACGGTGCGCAACATTGGCGCGGGATCCGTCTTCAAGGTGGCGACGCTGCTCGCGCTCCTCGGGTTCATCGCCTGGATGGGCGCGTGCGCGCTCGTCTACTACGGGCTGGATCGCGCCGGGGTGGTGGAGTCCGTGAACTCGCTCATCGGCGGCGTGGGCGGCGACCAGGTGGTGGACATGAAGCTCGCGATGACGGCGGCGGCGCTGCTCGGCCTCATCGGCGTGGTGTTCACCGCGGTGATGGCGCCGCTCACGGCGATCCTGTACAACGCGGTCGCCGACCTTGTCGGCGGCGTGCGCTACACGATGTCGAACAAGTAGCCGCTACTTCAGCACGCCGAGGGCGTTGAGTGCGTAGACGCCCGCGGCGCCGATGCCCGCGACCGCGAGCAGCGCGAGGACCGGGCCGAGGACGGCGTTGATGTTCACCGTCGTGGCGGTCTCCGCCACGGCCGGGGTGGTGGTCGTGGTCGTGGGGGCTTTGGGGGTGGCCTTCGGGGCGTCGTTACGCTGCGGCTTCTTCTCCGCCGCGACGGCGCCGTGGCTCGTGGCGCGGGCGCCGACGGACTGCGCGGCGTGGCCGAGGCGCTGGGTGCGCAGCTGCAGCGCGTCCCAGTCGGCCGGGACCGCGACGGGGCCCTCGGCACCGTTCACGGTGTAGGGCTTCTCCGAGTAGTTGAAGGTGGAGGTGAGGTACTGGTAGTTCATCACCGAGCGGTAGTCCGGGTTCACCGGGGTGGAGGTGTGCACGGTGCCGGTAGCCTCGCGGGCGCCACCGTGGCGCAGGCCGAGGGTGTGGCCGAGCTCGTGGAGGATGGCGTTGCGCAGCTGCTCCTGGGTCTCCAGTTTGCCCGCGGCCACGTAGAACGCGTTGTCGCTCACCAGCGCGGTGCCCACGGCGAGGCTGCCACGCTCGGTGTTGTCGCCGATGACGCCGACGCGGAAGATGTTCTGGCGCTCGCCGAGGCGCTGGTCGATGTCGTTGAGCAGGCGCGCCGCCGGGACCTGGCCCTCGAAGTAGTTCTGGGTGTAGGCGAGGGTCTCGCCGCCGAACGGCTTGCCGTAGTTCGGGATGTTGGTGTAGACGTCGCCGGCGTCGATGTGGAGGGCGATGCCGTGGGCGTCGAAGAGGTCGACGAGGTCCTGCAGGATCGCCGCGGACGGGGCAAACGACCTACCGTTGCCGTCTTCCATCCAGTTGAGCTGGAGGAACAGGTCCGGGCGGTGCGGGTCCGCGCCCCAGTCGGGCAGCGGGATCTCGGTGCCGTCGCGCAGGACGACGCCGTTGGTCTCCCACTCGTCCGGGAGGCCGTCGCCGTCGGCGTCGGGGAGGCGCTGCTCGTCGGCCGCGGCGGGGGCGGGCTCGACGAGGATCTCGTTGGCGCTGGCGGTGGGGGCGATGCCGAAGAAAGCGACAGCGGCGGTGAGTGCGGCGGCGACTGCGGTGCGGGTCTGTGCGCGCATCCGGGGCTCCTTTGGTGTGGTGGAAGTGACGTGCAATGCCAGTGTTCAGGTGACGGCCATGAGTTTATGCAGCAACTATGCGCACGTAAACCCGGCGGAATCCGGCGCGATTTTATAGCCGATCGTTGAACAATGTTTCCGGATTGTTCAACGTTTTCGCCCCTATTGAGCTGCAGATTGTTCACCAATCCGCGCCCCCGGTTCCGGGCCCCGCGCGGGTTGTTGAACGATCGCCGGACCGTAGCGCCCGGATAGTTGAACAATGCATAAAACGCGCATATTATGCGTTTGCGCGAGCCCTTCGTTGCAGGCGCGGGCTGACCTGCGCGTTTCCCCGCATGACGCGCCCCGGCTCGCGTTGGCGGCGCCGAATCCGCAGCTGAACGGCCCGGATTGTTCAATGATCCGACCTTCGTCCCGGATTGTTCACCACTTCGCCCAGCACCCCTACCCCCGCAAATTACCCCCGCCGTGGTGGGCCTGTGGTCGTCGCTACGCAAAGGCCCCTCACGCTGGCGATTTGGAGGAGTGTTGGGGTCTCTGTAATATCTCTTTTCGTTCAAAGGGCCTATAGCTCAGTCGGTTAGAGCGCATCGCTGATAACGATGAGGTCGCAGGTTCGATTCCTGCTAGGCCCACAGTGCCCCCGGGCACACGGGGCATTAGCTCAGTTGGTAGAGCACCTGCTTTGCAAGCAGGATGTCAGGAGTTCGATTCTCCTATGCTCCACAATCGCTCCCTCCGAGACGCGGAGGGAGCTTTTGCGTTGCGACGCCAGCTTCGCCCGGACTTCCCGAGCGCCAGCCCGCAAACCCTGAGAATCAAACCATGAGAATCCCCCAAAACCGGCCATTCTCATGGTTTGGTTCTCATGGTTTGGGCCCCCGGCCCCGCCGAGCCGCACGGGACCAGCGTAGGGGGGGATAGCCGAGAGGGAATGAGGACAATATTGACCTCATTCCCTCTCACCACCACCCCCACCTCCCGGCCGCACCCGCGCGGTACACTGCCACACCGTGACCGCAACCAATCTCGCGCGCTACGACCGCATGTGCGACCGCGCCGCGGCGCAGGTCATCGCGGCGTACTCGACGAGTTTCGCGCTCGCGGCGAAAGCGCTGGGCCAGCCGGAGCGGAAGCACATCCGCAACATCTACGCCATGGTGCGCATCGCGGACGAGCTCGTCGACGGCACGGCGGCCGAGGCGCACGAGTGCCCGGAGACCGCCCTGGACATGTACGAGGAGCAGGTGCTCCACGCCCCGCACCACCGCTTCCACACGGACCCGGTCCTGCACGCCTACGCCCGCACGCACCGGGAGTGCGAGCTCGACGACGCCCACGTGCG encodes:
- a CDS encoding DUF6918 family protein, whose translation is MTDLSNLLSPANRSQVVQELTRLVDTTVSRQSGLTGMALKSAVAAGKKADADAIPKGVDKFLPQIVDELGPYWSAYTASGQQGFGQFLSGREDEVVKSILDAGDKQVDSMPGPVKKAYSTLRGKAAKIVGPAIPEFGDIVERFA
- the gyrA gene encoding DNA gyrase subunit A, encoding MADETIGGIDRIQPIDINEEMQTSYIDYAMSVIVGRALPDVRDGMKPVHRRIIYAMYDNGYRPERSYVKSAKPVADTMGNYHPHGDRAIYDTLVRMAQSWSMRYPLVDGQGNFGSPGNDGPAAMRYTECKLTPLAMEMVRDIRENSVDFMPNYDGKTQEPTVLPSRVPNLLMNGSNGIAVGMATNIPPHNLGELADAIQWILDHHDADEKTTLDAVVERVKGPDFPTAGLIVGDQGIKDAYTTGRGSIRMRGVTEIEEIGSRQVIVITELPYQVNPDNFIHNIAEQVTAGKMVGISKIEDESSDRVGMRIVITLKRDAVPRVVLNNLYKHSALETNFSANMLSIVDGVPRTLRMDQMLRFYVKHQIEVIVRRTQYRLDEAEKRAHILRGLVKALDALDEVIALIRNSPTVDDARAGLMQLLDVDEIQANEILAMQLRRLAALERQKIVDDLAAIEEQIADYKDILAKPERQREIVGDELKEIVDKYGDERRTQIVASTGDVTEEDLIARENVVVTITSTGYAKRTKVDAYKSQKRGGKGVRGAELKQDDVVKNFFICSTHDWILFFTNFGRVYRLKAYELPEAGRTARGQHVANLLEFQPEEKIAQIIQIRTYEDAPYLVLATRDGRVKKSRLTDYESARSAGLIAINLNEGDALIGASLVGDDDDILLVSEQGQAIRFSADDEQLRPMGRATAGVKGMRFRGDDQLLAMTVARDGQYLLVATSGGYGKRTSIEEYNAQGRGGMGVMTFKYTPKRGKLIGALAVEEEDQIFAITSAGGVIRTEVAQIRPSSRATMGVRLVDLADGVELLAIDRNVEDEGEEKATAVATGQKTLEQSLDDAASGERGYTGEWDDADSADADAEDEE
- a CDS encoding DUF3566 domain-containing protein encodes the protein MAVRKVTVRNIGAGSVFKVATLLALLGFIAWMGACALVYYGLDRAGVVESVNSLIGGVGGDQVVDMKLAMTAAALLGLIGVVFTAVMAPLTAILYNAVADLVGGVRYTMSNK
- the gyrB gene encoding DNA topoisomerase (ATP-hydrolyzing) subunit B: MAEQQPHYDASSITILEGLEAVRKRPGMYIGSTGVRGLHHLVWEVVDNSVDEAMAGYADRVDVTLLADGGVEVVDNGRGIPVEMHPSGAPTVQVVMTQLHAGGKFDSESYAVSGGLHGVGISVVNALSTRVEADIKRDGKHWIQNFDMAVPDELVEGGNARGTGTTIRFWPDAEIFETVEFNYDTIARRLQEMAFLNKGLTITLTDQRVSDEELELEAIAEEGDTAALIDGDSFDDTVETVDAASVDQDGDGDPVEPGDEVAPDVKKKREKKVTYHYPDGLIDYVEYLNKSKTAIHPTIIGFDQKGDGLEAEIAMQWNQSYKESVHTFANTINTHEGGTHEEGFRAALTSLMNRYARDHKLLKDKEPNLTGDDCREGLAAVVSVRVADPQFEGQTKTKLGNTEVKGFVQRAVNENLSDWFDANPAEAKAIVNKAVSSSQARQAARKARDLVRRKSATDLGGLPGKLADCRSKDPSKSELFIVEGDSAGGSAKGGRDSMYQAILPLRGKILNVEKARMDRVLKNAEVQAIITALGTGINDEFDIAKLRYHKIVLMADADVDGQHIATLLLTLLFRFMPELVEHGHVYLANPPLYKLKWGKGEPGYAYSDAERDALLAQGLEEGRKINTDDGIQRYKGLGEMNPKELWETTLDPETRILRRVDIEDAQRADELFSILMGDDVAARRSFITRRAKDVRFLDV